One region of Triticum aestivum cultivar Chinese Spring chromosome 6B, IWGSC CS RefSeq v2.1, whole genome shotgun sequence genomic DNA includes:
- the LOC123134074 gene encoding NADH-ubiquinone oxidoreductase chain 3-like, which produces MSECAPICIYLVISPLVSLIPLGVPFPFASNSSTYPEKLSAYECGSDPSGDARSCFDIRFYLVPILFIIPDLEVTFSFPWAVPPNKIDLFGSWSMMAFLLILTIGSLYEWKRGASDRE; this is translated from the coding sequence ATGTCGGAATGTGCACCTATTTGTATCTATTTAGTGATCAGTCCGCTAGTTTCTTTGATTCCACTCGGTGTTCCTTTCCCATTTGCTTCCAATAGTTCGACCTATCCAGAAAAATTGTCGGCCTACGAATGTGGTTCCGATCCCTCCGGTGATGCCAGAAGTTGTTTCGATATACGATTTTATCTGGTTCCTATTTTATTTATTATCCCTGATCTGGAagtcaccttttcttttccttgggcAGTACCTCCTAACAAGATTGATCTGTTTGGATCTTGGTCCATGATGGCCTTTTTATTGATTTTGACGATTGGATCTCTCTATGAATGGAAAAGGGGTGCTTCGGATCGGGAGTAA